The nucleotide window TGTGCAGTGCGTGATGGACGGCGCTGGCGGCGAACCAGTTCCCCGGCCAGAGCCAGATAAGCCAGCGCGCCGCGCGATTGCTTGTCGTAGGCCAGGGCCGGCATGCCGAAGCTGGGGGCCTCGGCCAGGCGAATATTGCGCGGAATGACCGTGTCGTACAGCTGCGGGCCAAAGTGTTCCTTCAGCTGCGCCGAAACATCGTTGTTCAGGCTCAGGCGAGGATCGTACATGGTCCGCAGCAAGCCCTCGATCTTCAGCTCCGGATTCAACCGGGCGGCGATGCGCTTGATGTTATCCACAAGGTCGCTGAGGCCTTCCAGTGCGTAGTACTCGCACTGCATGGGGATGATCACGCCATCGGAAGCGACCAGGGCGTTGAGCGTGAGCATCGACAGCGACGGCGGGCAGTCGATGAGGATGTAGTCGTAGTTCTCACGGATAGGCGCCAGTGCGTTGCGCAGACGGCTCTCCTTGACCTGCATTTCCAGCAGCACCACCTCGGCGGCCGTCAGGTCGCGGTTGGCCGGCAGCAACTGGAACCCACCATGCTCGGAGTAATGCATGGCCTGGGCCAGGTCGCATTCCCCGATCAGCAGGTCGTAGACCGAGTGCTCGAGCTCGTGCTTGTCCACACCGCTGCCCATGGTGGCGTTGCCCTGCGGATCGAGGTCGATCAGCAGCACACGACGCTTGGTCGCGGCCAGCGAGGCGGCGAGATTGATACAGGTGGTGGTCTTGCCTACACCACCTTTCTGGTTCGCGATTGCGAATACCTTAGCCATTGATGCGCGTGTTCCCAGTCATGCCTTGCGGCGCAGTATCAGCAGATGGCGCTGGCCCTGGCAACCTGGAACGGTCAGGGCCTGTTCGCTTTCCACTGTGAAGTCTGCGGGCAATGCTACCAGTTCATCGGCAGGATGCAGCCCCTTCATTGCAAGCCATTGCGTCCCGGTGTCGCCCAGATGGCGGGTCCAGTTGGTGAAGTTCTCCATGCTGCTGAAAGCGCGGGAGATGATTCCGTCGAACGGCTGCGCCGGCTGGAAGGCTTCGACCCGGCTGTGGATAACCGTGAGGTTGTCCAGTTTGAGCTCCATTTTCACCTGGGTCAGGAAGCGGGTCTTCTTGCCGTTGGAGTCCAGCACCGTCACGCGCTTGTGCGGATGCAGGATAGCCAACGGAATACCCGGCATGCCACCGCCGCTGCCGACATCCAGCCAGTTGTCACGCTCGCTGTGGATAAACGCCATGACGCTCAGGCTGTCGAGCAGATGGCGCGACACCATCTCGTCCGGGTCGCGCACGGCCGTGAGGTTGTAGGCTTTGTTCCATTTGATCAACAGGGCCAGGTAGCCAAGCAGTTTCTCGTGCTGCTCGGCGCTCAGCTCGACACCGAGCTGGCGCGCGCCTGTGGACAACTCTTCAGCGTGTTGCGGGGTGACCAGGGAACTCAAGCGCTTTGCTCCAATTCGCGGCCAGCGCCGCGTTTTTTCAAGTAAATCAGCAACAGGGAAATCGCCGCCGGGGTCACGCCCGGGATGCGCGAAGCCTGGCCCAGGGTTTCCGGGCGGGTCTGGCCAAGCTTGCCCTGAATCTCCTTGGAAAGGCCGGAAATCGTCGTGTAGTCGATATCCACAGGCAGGCGGGTGTCTTCGCTGGCGCGCAGGCGAGCGATTTCATCCTGCTGGCGGTCGATGTAGCCCGCGTACTTGGTGCGGATCTCGACCTGCTCGGCGACCTGTGGATCGATTGCGTCACCGCCGGTCGCCTCGATCAGCCCGGCGTAGTCGATTTCCGGGCGCGCCAACAGGTTCAGCAGGCTGTACTCGTGGCTGAGCGGCGTGCCGAACTTATCCACAATGGCTTGGCCTTGTTCGGTGTTCGGCCGAACCCAGGTCGACTTCAGGCGCTGTTCCTCACGCTCGATGCCGTCACGCTTGGCGCAGAAGGCGGCCCAGCGCTGATCGTCGATAAGGCCCAGTTCACGGCCTTTCTCGGTCAGGCGCAGGTCGGCGTTGTCTTCGCGCAGGATCAGGCGGTACTCGGCACGTGAGGTGAACATGCGGTACGGCTCCTGGGTACCCAGGGTGATCAGGTCGTCGACCAGTACGCCGATGTAGGCTTCGTCGCGGCGCGGGCACCAGCTTTCGCGGCCCTGTGCGCGCAATGCGGCGTTGGTCCCGGCCAGCAGGCCCTGGGCACCGGCTTCTTCGTAACCGGTGGTGCCGTTGATCTGCCCGGCGAAGAACAGGCCACCGATGACTTTGGTCTCGAGGCTGTACTTGAGGTCACGCGGGTCGAAGTAGTCGTACTCGATGGCGTAGCCCGGGCGGACGATGTGGGCGTTTTCCATGCCGCGGATCGAACGCACCAGCTCCAGCTGCACGTCGAACGGCAGCGATGTGGAAATACCGTTGGGGTACAGCTCATGGGTGTTCAGGCCTTCCGGCTCGATGAACACCTGGTGGCTTTCCTTGTCGGCGAACCGGTGAATCTTGTCTTCGATCGATGGGCAGTAGCGCGGACCGACGCCTTCGATCACACCCGAGTACATCGGCGAACGATCGAGGTTCGAGGCGATGATCTCGTGGGTACGCGCATTGGTATGGGTAATCCAGCAGCTCACCTGCCGTGGGTGCATTTCGGCATTGCCCATGAAGGACATGACCGGGATCGGCGTATCACCTGGCTGCTCGGTCATCACCGAGAAATCCACAGAGCGCCCATCGATGCGTGGCGGAGTCCCGGTTTTCAAGCGGCCGACGCGCAGTGGCAGTTCACGCATGCGGTGGGCCAGGGCGATCGAGGGTGGATCACCGGCACGGCCACCGGAATGGTTTTGCAGACCAATGTGGATAAGCCCGCCGAGGAAAGTACCAGTGGTCAGTACCACCGATTCGGCGAAGAAACGCAAACCCATCTGGGTAACTACGCCCTTGACCTGGTCCTGCTCGACGATCAGGTCGTCGCAGGACTGCTGGAATATCCACAGGTTCGGCTGGTTTTCCAGGATTTCACGCACCACCGCCTTGTAGATGGCGCGGTCGGCCTGCGCACGGGTGGCGCGTACCGCCGGGCCCTTGCGGTTGTTCAGAACGCGGAACTGGATGCCGCTCTTGTCGGTGGCCAGCGCCATGGCGCCGCCGAGGGCATCGATCTCTTTGACCAGATGGCTTTTGCCAATACCGCCGATGGCGGGGTTGCAGCTCATGTGACCGAGGGTTTCCACGTTATGGGTCAGCAGCAGGGTTTTCACACCCATGCGTGCAGACGCAAGCGCAGCCTCGGTACCGGCATGGCCGCCGCCGATGACGATCACTTCAAAACGGGAAGGGAAATCCACCACGCACCTCGTGCCTGTTTTTGCGAATAGAGAAGGTAAGCCGACAAGTATAGGGACTTCACCCCCTTTAAAGAAACCGTCTGCGCAAATTTTGACCAGTCTGTGGATGAGTGGCAGACAACAGAAATCAACAAGAAGAAATTTATAAAAGCTTTGTTTTTATGTTTATTCTTATGCACAACGATATCTGTGGATAAAGCTCTGTAGGCCATGAATTGCGATGTGTAGAGAGAAATTAAACCCTGTGTCTGGAGTGCCATGAGGGCTATGGATAACGTCATTTAGCCTGTGGATGAAATGCCTATTTACCCACAGGCGGATTTCTCCTCAGGAAAAAAGCCTGCTTATCAACTGAGCTGAAGATGGGTTTTCCACAGGGCTCCTGAGCGCAGTTTTCAGCTTGTGGATGAAAAAATACTCAAGATCGCGAGCGACGCGGACAAGGCGACAGCCGGTTTTCCGCAAAAGCGTCGGCCCAGCCATAGAGATCTAGCGGTTGTACTGGCGTCTTCGCGGGCTTGCCCGCGCCCACAGGTGCGCTGTTGACCTCGCTGTGGTCATCTCCTGCAACGAATTTGAGGCAAAAAAAAGCCGCTCCCTAAGGAGCGGCGCTTGGCCTTGCCTGGCTGTGGATTACTTGCCGATGCAGAAGCTGGAGAAAATGCGCCCCAGCAGGTCATCCGAGCTGAACGCCCCGGTAATTTCCCCCAAGGCATGCTGTGCCTGGCGCAAGTCCTCTGCCAGCAGCTCTCCTGCGCCCGCCAAGGTCAACTGTGCACGGCCGTGCTCCAGGTGCTCGCTGGCTTGGCGCAAGGCATCCAGGTGCCGCCGGCGGGCACTGAAACCACTCTCCGCCGTCTGTTCGTAACCCATGCAGGCCTTCAGATGGTCGCGCAGCAGTTGCAGCCCAGAGTCGTCGCCCTTGGCACTGAGGGTGATGGTCACATGGCCGTCATCGCACTGTTCCAGCGCCACCCGCTCGCCACTCAGGTCGGCCTTGTTGCGAATCAGCGTGACCTTGGCAGGGTCGGGCCGCTGATCGAGAAACTCGGGCCATAAAGCGAACGGATCGCTGGCCTCGGGCGCTGTGGAGTCGACCACCAGCAACACACGATCGGCCTCGCCAATGGCCTTCAGGGCGCGTTCCACGCCGATCTTTTCCACATGGTCATCGGTATCACGCAAACCGGCGGTATCGACCACATGCAGCGGCATACCGTCGATGTGGATATGTTCGCGCAGGATGTCCCGGGTGGTGCCGGCGATATCGGTGACAATGGCGGCTTCCCGACCAGCCAGTTGATTTAGCAGGCTCGACTTGCCGGCGTTCGGCCGCCCGGCGATTACCACCGTCATGCCGTCACGCAGCAAGGCACCCTGCCCGGCCTCACGTTGCACGGTGGATAACTCGCCGCGCACTGCATCGAGCATCGACAGTACGTGGCCATCGGCGAGGAAGTCGATCTCCTCTTCGGGGAAGTCGATTGCTGCCTCGACGTAGATGCGCAGGGCGATCAGCGCCTCGGTCAGGCTGTGCACACGCTTGGAGAACTCCCCCTGCAGCGAGCGCAGGGCGTTACGTGCCGCCTGGCTGGAGCTGGCCTCGATCAGGTCGGCAATGGCTTCGGCCTGGGCCAGGTCGAGCTTGTCGTTGAGGAACGCGCGTTCGCTGAATTCACCCGGGCGGGCCAGGCGACAGCCAACTTGTACACAGCGCTGCAGCAGCATGTCCAGGACCACTGGGCCACCGTGGCCCTGGAGTTCGAGCACATCTTCGCCGGTGAACGAGTTCGGCCCAGGGAAGAACAACGCAATCCCCTCGTCAAGCACCAGCCCTTCATCGTCGCGGAACGGGCCGTAATGGGCATGGCGAGGGGTCAGCGTACGACCGGTGATCAACTGCCCGGCCTTGCTGGCCAAAGGGCCGGACAACCTGACAATACCCACACCACCGCGGCCTTGGGCGGTAGCGATGGCGGCGATGGTTTCACGCACAGTGTTCATGCTCGAAAGCCTCTACGACAAAAACGACAGATAGCAAAAACGCCCCACTAGGGGGCGTTTTTTATTCACAGGCTAGCGTACTAGCCCGTCAAGCAGCAGCTTTTTTGGTGGCTGCTTCGATACGGCGAGTGATGTACCACTGCTGCGAAATCGACAGGCAGTTGTTCACAACCCAGTACAGAACCAGACCAGCCGGGAACCACAGGAAGAAGAAGGTGAAGATGATCGGCATCATTTTCATCACCTTGGCCTGCATCGGATCCGGCGGCGTAGGGTTCAGGCGCTGCTGGATGAACATGGTTGCGCCCATGATGATCGGCAGGATGAAGAACGGATCCTTGATCGACAGGTCGGTAATCCACAGCATCCATGGAGCCTGGCGCATTTCTACGCTTTCCAGCAGTACCCAGTACAGGGCCAGGAATACCGGCATCTGCACCAGGATCGGCAGGCAGCCGCCCAGCGGGTTGATCTTCTCTTTCTTGTACAGCTCCATCATCGCCTGGGACATCTTCTGGCGATCGTCACCGAAGCGTTCCTTCAGCGCGGCGAGCTTGGGCGCAACAGCACGCATACGTGCCATGGAGCGGTAGCTGGCAGCCGACAGCGGGAAGAACAGGCCTTTGATCAGCATGGTCAGCACGATGATCGACCAGCCCCAGTTACCCAGCAGGCTGTGGATATGTTGCAGCAGCCAGAAGATCGGCTGGGCAATGAACCACAGGAAGCCGTAGTCGACGGTCAGTTCCAGGCCTGGGGACAACTCTTTCAGCTTGGACTGGATCTTCGGGCCGGCGTACAGCATGGCGCTGGTTTCGACCTTGCCACCAGCAGGGACGCTGAGGGCCGGGCCGGTGTAGCCGATGATGTAGTTGCCTTGGCTGTCCTTGCGGGTCTGGACAACGTTGTTGTCCGACTTGGCCGGAATCCAGGCGGTCACGAAGTAGTGCTGCAGCCATGCAACCCAGCCGCCGGACACATTTTCTTTCAAACTACCTTTGTCGATGTCCTTCATCGAGACCTTTTTGTAAGGCTCGGAAGCTGTCCACAGGGCTGCGCCCAGGTAGGTGGCGGTGCCAGTGGCAGTGCTCGAGGACGGATCGCCGCTGGCGTCACGCTTGAGCTGGGCAAACATGTTGCCGCTCCAGGCCTGGTCGCTCTGGTTGTCGATCAGGTAGCTGACATTCAGGTCGTACTCACCGCGCTTGAAGCTGAAGCGCTTGATGTAGTTGACACCGTTGTCGCTGAACTTCAGGTCGACCACCAGTTGTTCCTGGCCGTCGGCCAGCTGGTAGCTCTTCTGCTCGGCGGCATACAGCGGGCGGCCGCTGGCGCGGGCATCCGGGCCGTTGGCACCGGTCAGACCGCTTTGTGCCAGGTAAACACGCTCACCACCGTTGTCGAACAACTGGAACGGAATGTTCGGGTGGTCCTGACGGCGTGGGTACTTCGGCAGGTTCAACTGGACGATGTCACCACCGACCGGATCGATAGCCAGTTCCAGAACGTCGGTCTTGACTCGGATCAGGTCCTTGCTGAGTGCGACCGGTGCCAGTTCGGCAGGGCTCGATTCGGCGTTGGCGCTCGGTACATCGGCGCTGGCGCCGTTGTTACCGGCCGGCACGCCATCGGGCAAGCCCGGCGCAACAGTGCTGGCAGCAGTATTCTGAGTCGGCAGGGCAGCCTGGCCGTAGTCATCGTTCCACTTCAGGACCATGACGTAGGACACGACTGCCAGCGCGGCGATCAGGATCGTGCGTTTAATATCCATGATTACTCGGCTATCGAAGAAGTTCGGGAGGAAGGAGCGGGTGGAACGGGGTCGAAACCGCCGTCATTCCACGGATGACAACGCCCCA belongs to Pseudomonas putida NBRC 14164 and includes:
- a CDS encoding ParA family protein; the encoded protein is MAKVFAIANQKGGVGKTTTCINLAASLAATKRRVLLIDLDPQGNATMGSGVDKHELEHSVYDLLIGECDLAQAMHYSEHGGFQLLPANRDLTAAEVVLLEMQVKESRLRNALAPIRENYDYILIDCPPSLSMLTLNALVASDGVIIPMQCEYYALEGLSDLVDNIKRIAARLNPELKIEGLLRTMYDPRLSLNNDVSAQLKEHFGPQLYDTVIPRNIRLAEAPSFGMPALAYDKQSRGALAYLALAGELVRRQRRPSRTAQTT
- the mnmG gene encoding tRNA uridine-5-carboxymethylaminomethyl(34) synthesis enzyme MnmG, translating into MDFPSRFEVIVIGGGHAGTEAALASARMGVKTLLLTHNVETLGHMSCNPAIGGIGKSHLVKEIDALGGAMALATDKSGIQFRVLNNRKGPAVRATRAQADRAIYKAVVREILENQPNLWIFQQSCDDLIVEQDQVKGVVTQMGLRFFAESVVLTTGTFLGGLIHIGLQNHSGGRAGDPPSIALAHRMRELPLRVGRLKTGTPPRIDGRSVDFSVMTEQPGDTPIPVMSFMGNAEMHPRQVSCWITHTNARTHEIIASNLDRSPMYSGVIEGVGPRYCPSIEDKIHRFADKESHQVFIEPEGLNTHELYPNGISTSLPFDVQLELVRSIRGMENAHIVRPGYAIEYDYFDPRDLKYSLETKVIGGLFFAGQINGTTGYEEAGAQGLLAGTNAALRAQGRESWCPRRDEAYIGVLVDDLITLGTQEPYRMFTSRAEYRLILREDNADLRLTEKGRELGLIDDQRWAAFCAKRDGIEREEQRLKSTWVRPNTEQGQAIVDKFGTPLSHEYSLLNLLARPEIDYAGLIEATGGDAIDPQVAEQVEIRTKYAGYIDRQQDEIARLRASEDTRLPVDIDYTTISGLSKEIQGKLGQTRPETLGQASRIPGVTPAAISLLLIYLKKRGAGRELEQSA
- the rsmG gene encoding 16S rRNA (guanine(527)-N(7))-methyltransferase RsmG, which codes for MSSLVTPQHAEELSTGARQLGVELSAEQHEKLLGYLALLIKWNKAYNLTAVRDPDEMVSRHLLDSLSVMAFIHSERDNWLDVGSGGGMPGIPLAILHPHKRVTVLDSNGKKTRFLTQVKMELKLDNLTVIHSRVEAFQPAQPFDGIISRAFSSMENFTNWTRHLGDTGTQWLAMKGLHPADELVALPADFTVESEQALTVPGCQGQRHLLILRRKA
- the yidC gene encoding membrane protein insertase YidC — encoded protein: MDIKRTILIAALAVVSYVMVLKWNDDYGQAALPTQNTAASTVAPGLPDGVPAGNNGASADVPSANAESSPAELAPVALSKDLIRVKTDVLELAIDPVGGDIVQLNLPKYPRRQDHPNIPFQLFDNGGERVYLAQSGLTGANGPDARASGRPLYAAEQKSYQLADGQEQLVVDLKFSDNGVNYIKRFSFKRGEYDLNVSYLIDNQSDQAWSGNMFAQLKRDASGDPSSSTATGTATYLGAALWTASEPYKKVSMKDIDKGSLKENVSGGWVAWLQHYFVTAWIPAKSDNNVVQTRKDSQGNYIIGYTGPALSVPAGGKVETSAMLYAGPKIQSKLKELSPGLELTVDYGFLWFIAQPIFWLLQHIHSLLGNWGWSIIVLTMLIKGLFFPLSAASYRSMARMRAVAPKLAALKERFGDDRQKMSQAMMELYKKEKINPLGGCLPILVQMPVFLALYWVLLESVEMRQAPWMLWITDLSIKDPFFILPIIMGATMFIQQRLNPTPPDPMQAKVMKMMPIIFTFFFLWFPAGLVLYWVVNNCLSISQQWYITRRIEAATKKAAA
- the mnmE gene encoding tRNA uridine-5-carboxymethylaminomethyl(34) synthesis GTPase MnmE, which gives rise to MNTVRETIAAIATAQGRGGVGIVRLSGPLASKAGQLITGRTLTPRHAHYGPFRDDEGLVLDEGIALFFPGPNSFTGEDVLELQGHGGPVVLDMLLQRCVQVGCRLARPGEFSERAFLNDKLDLAQAEAIADLIEASSSQAARNALRSLQGEFSKRVHSLTEALIALRIYVEAAIDFPEEEIDFLADGHVLSMLDAVRGELSTVQREAGQGALLRDGMTVVIAGRPNAGKSSLLNQLAGREAAIVTDIAGTTRDILREHIHIDGMPLHVVDTAGLRDTDDHVEKIGVERALKAIGEADRVLLVVDSTAPEASDPFALWPEFLDQRPDPAKVTLIRNKADLSGERVALEQCDDGHVTITLSAKGDDSGLQLLRDHLKACMGYEQTAESGFSARRRHLDALRQASEHLEHGRAQLTLAGAGELLAEDLRQAQHALGEITGAFSSDDLLGRIFSSFCIGK